The Candidatus Margulisiibacteriota bacterium sequence AATCATATATTTGTCTTAGTTCTTTATTTTCTTCTAAGGCTTTTCCTATGCTAGAACCAATGCTTGGTATAAGTTTTGTTACTTTATCAATGTCTGAGAGCGGAACGCCCAGAACTCTTCCTACGTCTCTTATGGCTAACCTGGCGGCCATTCTCCCAAAGGTGGTGATTTGGGCAACATGGTCATTTCCGTATTTTTGCTTAGTATATTCAATTACTTTGTATCTATTATCTATACAAAAATCTATATCGATATCAGGCATACTGATTCTTTCGGGGTTTAAAAACCTTTCAAAAAGTAAATCAAATTGCAAGGGATTAATATTGGTTATGCCCAAAGAGTAAGCAATAATACTTCCTGCAGCACTTCCTCTGCCTGGGCCAACGGGTATTTCGTTTTTTTTAGCATAAGAAATGAAGTCACTGACAATAAGAAAATAAGCAGCAAAGCCCATATTATTAATAACTTCCATTTCGTAATCGAATCTTTGTTGTATTTTTTCGTTAATTGTTTTGTATCTTTGATTCAATCCCTCCCAAGCGAGTTTTTTGAGAAAGGAAGCTTCGGTAAATCCATCCGGTACTATAAATTGGGGAAGAATTTGCCTGTCTAGCTCAATCTCCAAATTGCACTTGTCGAGTATTTCTAAAGAGTTAGAAATTGAACTAGGTGCGTAGGCGAATAATTTCGACATTTCCTCGGCTGTTTTTAAGTAAAATTCTTGAGTTGAAAACTGCATTCTATCTTTATCATCGAGGGTTTTTCCAGTTTGTATGGCAAGTAAAGCATCTTGTAATTTGGCATCTTCTTTATTGATATAATGAGAGTCATTTGTTGCTATTAGTGGAATGTTTAGATTGGACGACATTTTGAGCAGATGAGCATTAATGGTTTGCTGTTCTGGTATATTGTGGTCTTGAATTTCAAGATAAAAATCGTCTCCAAAAATATTTTTAAGTTTTATTGCTTCTGACTCTGCTTCTTGTCCATTGTTTTGCAGAATATTTTCGCAGAGTACTCCAGCCATACAACCACTCAAACAAATTATACCTTCAGAATATTTTGCTAGTAGTTCCCAATCAATTCTTGGTTTGTAATACAGTCCTTCCATATAAGCTAAAGACACTAACTTAAGAAGGTTTTTATATCCTGCATTATTTTTTGCTAATAAGGTGAGGTGATTGGAGCTTTTATCAAGTTGTGGGTCTTTGTCATGTCTGGTTCTTCTAGATAAATATAGTTCGCAGCCGATGATCGGTTTTATGCCTGCTTTTTTAGCTGCTTGATAAAATTCAATTGTTCCATGCATGTTGCCATGGTCTGTTAAAGCAATCCCGGGCATGCCAAGTTCTTTAACTCTTTGCACCATGTCTTTTATTTTAATAGCACCGTCAAGAAGACTATATTCACTGTGAACATGTAAATGTACGAAAGTCATGTAAGGTATTATAGCGTAACTTTAACTATTTCGATAAATATTTAGAGATAACTTCTTCCCACTCTTCTAGGTCTACAGGTTTATGAAGTATTTCTGTGCAACCTGATTCAAACCCTTGTTTTTTGTTCTCTTCATTAGCATAACCAGTATGTCCAATGATAATTGAGTTGGGTAATGAGGCTTTGATTTTTTTAGTGGCTTCCCATCCATTGATTCCTGGAAGTTTGTAATCCATGATAATTAAATCTGGGGATATTTGCAGAGCCGCAGCAACGCCTTCTTCGCCATTGGCTGCTTCAACAATCCTGATATTGTCTTGTTCAAAGGCAACTTTGATTATCCAACGGATAGAGGATTCATCATCAACAATTAAAAGAGTTTTAGTCATTAATCGAATTTTACCCTTACCATTTTGGTGCCATCAACATAGTCTTCTATAATTGGGTTAGTTATTTCTTGAATGTCTTTTAAGATTTTTGATATTCTTTTTGATTCGGTGATTATTTGTTCATTTGTTTTTTGAATCGTGTCTAGTTGTGATTTTAATTTCCCTGTGCATTCTTTTTCTAGATTCTTGAGCATTTTGTTGGAAAGTTGAGCGCCCATTGTGATTGTTGCAACTGGATTGTTTATTTCATGGTTTAGAGCAACTCCCATTCTACTGACAGAGAGTATTTGTTCTTGTTTGATTTGCTCTTGTTGCATATTTTTTAAATCACCCACCATTTTATTAAATGCAGTGGCTAGTTCAAAGAATTCATTTTTTTCTTTAATTATTATTTCATAGCTTAAGTCACCATCTCCCACAGCTTTCGCACCTTTTTGAAGCCTTTTGATGGGGGCTTCTATTGTTTTCATATAGGCAAAGGCAATAATCAAAAATACGATAATGGCAATAATAGTAAAGAAAAACGAGTTATATTGAGCTTTTTGAATTCCAGAAAACGCAAATTTTTCAGGCTGTCTAACAAGTATATTTAGCCCAGTAAGTTCATTCTTGCCAAATATTTCAAAGAAGTTGCCTTTATGTAATTCGCTTTTAAGGCTTTCTGAGGTTTCTGTAGAGTAAAGTTTTTCGTATTTATTGTTAAGTATAAGTATTTCCCCATCAGGGCTAAAGGTGTGTTGGTTAATTTTAGTAAACAACCCAATGGGTTTAAAGAAACTTATAACATAATAGATGATTTCATCATTTTGATCTTTTATAACTTTAGTGATTTCCATTAAGTTGTTAGGTTGATTAAAGGAAAACCTAACACCTTCCCTAGCTGCTGCTTCCACATATGGTCTGTATATTGTTATGTTTTCCGGCGAAGTGTAATTGAAGTTTACATGTTCTTTGGTGACCTCCAGCAAGGGGATGCTGTCTTTGCTTAGTAGCAATACTTTTTCTAAGTCTTTCACATGTTGCATATCATTAAAAAGAGTTATTCCAATATAATAAAGCTGTTGGGATGAGTCATATTTTTTGAAATAAGTAGAGAAAGAAGCATAAACTTCATCATATGTTTGATAGAATTCTTTGTTTACGTCATTAATAATCGAGATGAAGAATTGGCTTTTTGTGTATTTTAGTTCATTTTGGATAATAAAAATCGTGGCATAGTTAACTAGTTCAAGCGATACAACGATTAAGATTGTAATCGAGATCATCATTCTTGTTACAATTTTTTGTTTAATGATTTTATAAGGTTTTTCATAATAATCTAGACTATTTGCGTCAGAGGTTAGCATTACAAAGACAAAGAAAAGTGAACCAAATGAGATGGCAGAAGAAAACACGAAATAGTAATCCATTAGCATTGTTGTTGTACCAAGAGCAATTATGTTTCCTAAAAAGAAGTAAAGTAGATACTTGGTAGTAGAAAGCATATACATGTTCACAACTTCATGTTCAGTGATTTGCTTTCTTTTATTAAAGATAACGACAAGCACAACCAAACCGATGACTACCCAGATAGCTTTTAAAACAAAAACCAAGAAATAATTTGAGATAACAGGGAAAAATCCATCCAATATATTGGTTTTAATCCAGAAATAACTCAAAGGTGTTGCCACGATAAGGAAACTATAGAAGATTTTTTTTGTAACTCCATTGTTAAATAAAGCAAAATTAATTAGAGAGAACATGGAAATAATATAAGCAAAAGCTAGTATTCCTTGAAAGGGATAGACATTCCAAGGCAGGATATTTGTAGATGACATTAGTCGAATCAGAGAATCTAAGACAAAAATTGGAGCAAGCGATAGTAGGAATATTGCTAGTTTTTGTTTAAAAAATATTATTGGATTATCTTCAGAGACCTCGTCTAGTATTGTAAAATTGTTGAAGTTTTTTATCAACAACAGACCAAAGTAAAATAGTAGGAATAAGATAAACCCACTAAAAACCATTGCTAAGTTAAAAGAAAAAGAAATCATATTTTTATTTTATATGAAAAAGTTGCGTTGATAAATAGCTATTCCAATATTCCCGATTTTAAAGAGTTAAAAAACACAGAATAATCGTTACTAGCATTCCAAGCAAAGATTCCATCCATTTTGTTGTCTAAGCAAGCCTTGATTTGGTCTTGAATGTATTTTTCGTTATAATTAGGCGACATATATTTAAATGCTTGTATCCAGGGAACTACTTTTACATAGTATTGGTCGTTAGCGGCGTAGAAAGTTAAGAATTTCTTACAACCTTTGTCCATAAAGAGGTATGGGTTTTCTCCAGGTTTTTCAATTCCATCAAAGCCCGCATGAAAGTGTGAGGGATAGAGCATTGGACAAATAACGTCAGAATATCTCATAAAAGTTAGTGTATGCTGTCCGATTGTTGCGGTTGTAAGCGGATTATTCCAAAGAACAATTCCAAAGATATCGGTAGAAAAAGAAATGTTTTTACTGTCAGTAATTTTAACAATTTCTTTAAGGAAATTATCGACAGCTTTGTATCTTTTTTGTCCTAGTTTATTGTGTTTGACCAGAATGTTTTCTGTTTCTCCATCACTAGGAAAACGAATATAGTCTAATTGTATGTCGTCTGCACCAACAGCGATTGCAAGCTCAATAATTTTTTTATAATAATCTACAGCTTCCTCAGCGAATAAGTCTACCCATTGTTGTCCATAATAGTCTGTCCAAGGTTGTAGTTTCTTTTTATCCCAAAGCATCAAATTTTGTTTGGTTTTTTGAATAAAATAGTCTGTTGCGACAACAACTCTGAGCGACACTTTTGCGTTAGAGAGCTTGAGGATTTCTATGGTTTTTTCAAGCCCAGAAAGTTGGGATAATAAATAATCGTTAGATTCGTTCATGAAAGTGTCAAAATTAGAATAATTCTTTTGTACTGGCGTTAAATATGTTTTGAAGTCCAGCACGATACTGTCTAAGCCATTTCTAACTGCGAAATTTTT is a genomic window containing:
- the dnaE gene encoding DNA polymerase III subunit alpha, translating into MTFVHLHVHSEYSLLDGAIKIKDMVQRVKELGMPGIALTDHGNMHGTIEFYQAAKKAGIKPIIGCELYLSRRTRHDKDPQLDKSSNHLTLLAKNNAGYKNLLKLVSLAYMEGLYYKPRIDWELLAKYSEGIICLSGCMAGVLCENILQNNGQEAESEAIKLKNIFGDDFYLEIQDHNIPEQQTINAHLLKMSSNLNIPLIATNDSHYINKEDAKLQDALLAIQTGKTLDDKDRMQFSTQEFYLKTAEEMSKLFAYAPSSISNSLEILDKCNLEIELDRQILPQFIVPDGFTEASFLKKLAWEGLNQRYKTINEKIQQRFDYEMEVINNMGFAAYFLIVSDFISYAKKNEIPVGPGRGSAAGSIIAYSLGITNINPLQFDLLFERFLNPERISMPDIDIDFCIDNRYKVIEYTKQKYGNDHVAQITTFGRMAARLAIRDVGRVLGVPLSDIDKVTKLIPSIGSSIGKALEENKELRQIYDSRADIKEVIDMAMKLEGIARHTGIHAAGIVISKDPLMEDVPLIEKDGQLVTM
- a CDS encoding response regulator, which translates into the protein MTKTLLIVDDESSIRWIIKVAFEQDNIRIVEAANGEEGVAAALQISPDLIIMDYKLPGINGWEATKKIKASLPNSIIIGHTGYANEENKKQGFESGCTEILHKPVDLEEWEEVISKYLSK
- a CDS encoding HAMP domain-containing protein; translated protein: MISFSFNLAMVFSGFILFLLFYFGLLLIKNFNNFTILDEVSEDNPIIFFKQKLAIFLLSLAPIFVLDSLIRLMSSTNILPWNVYPFQGILAFAYIISMFSLINFALFNNGVTKKIFYSFLIVATPLSYFWIKTNILDGFFPVISNYFLVFVLKAIWVVIGLVVLVVIFNKRKQITEHEVVNMYMLSTTKYLLYFFLGNIIALGTTTMLMDYYFVFSSAISFGSLFFVFVMLTSDANSLDYYEKPYKIIKQKIVTRMMISITILIVVSLELVNYATIFIIQNELKYTKSQFFISIINDVNKEFYQTYDEVYASFSTYFKKYDSSQQLYYIGITLFNDMQHVKDLEKVLLLSKDSIPLLEVTKEHVNFNYTSPENITIYRPYVEAAAREGVRFSFNQPNNLMEITKVIKDQNDEIIYYVISFFKPIGLFTKINQHTFSPDGEILILNNKYEKLYSTETSESLKSELHKGNFFEIFGKNELTGLNILVRQPEKFAFSGIQKAQYNSFFFTIIAIIVFLIIAFAYMKTIEAPIKRLQKGAKAVGDGDLSYEIIIKEKNEFFELATAFNKMVGDLKNMQQEQIKQEQILSVSRMGVALNHEINNPVATITMGAQLSNKMLKNLEKECTGKLKSQLDTIQKTNEQIITESKRISKILKDIQEITNPIIEDYVDGTKMVRVKFD
- a CDS encoding putative glycoside hydrolase, whose translation is MKNMKILKIILLITLATLSFARFNETKSIPAFYLDEELSLPLFIKNNITKGFYPLTVKSYIKGEIDVPKNFMPYILIEKKDSLSNIALVGISQNNLNLPPYLWDYDPLEKIKAIKISDLNLGEWQKKYIKTDIYISDGDPYTIMCTEEDRSKLFLYAPTENMKIKIYSGIPFLSKSYAYPTKKQRQKVKRIPLKGYHLTSGAIPSKKEAHIHKNFAVRNGLDSIVLDFKTYLTPVQKNYSNFDTFMNESNDYLLSQLSGLEKTIEILKLSNAKVSLRVVVATDYFIQKTKQNLMLWDKKKLQPWTDYYGQQWVDLFAEEAVDYYKKIIELAIAVGADDIQLDYIRFPSDGETENILVKHNKLGQKRYKAVDNFLKEIVKITDSKNISFSTDIFGIVLWNNPLTTATIGQHTLTFMRYSDVICPMLYPSHFHAGFDGIEKPGENPYLFMDKGCKKFLTFYAANDQYYVKVVPWIQAFKYMSPNYNEKYIQDQIKACLDNKMDGIFAWNASNDYSVFFNSLKSGILE